A genomic stretch from Aerococcaceae bacterium zg-1292 includes:
- a CDS encoding DNA internalization-related competence protein ComEC/Rec2, with amino-acid sequence MKQLRHHIIFCAMAVYISCRLVLTGHWIWLVAAGYLLLRIYYFNRAVKRMILLLSIVSTGFAWYSLQIPHLPQESTIWSVVVDPNNIQVENNQFSGRGTLLVDGHQLPIDLIGWDWLEDQIDNQVMLWQVQGSITKPARARNFGVFDYRKYLASQGVHYQLTIEAVITKQSVQSISSKFSHWRYNIIAHFKRLNTSYLFSLYNKLFWNIQSPHYRQSKQYFIELGVIHLFALSGLHVTWLGKQLKYVLRRCGIWVEYVDGFVIVLLLVYAYITGFPIGVVRSVGMLLLAKLLPIQRLDRLSLLTIGLLLVKPYLALSMSFQLSFLISYLLILMPKNLPDWETSTICLLFSLPLTIGQSALWYPLQFVWSWLIGKWLMAILTPCVIGLTLLTFVPNGLAGVLWLEQLLQPLTSLVLLKQPVIVVGTLSVLWQVILWSSASFWVTQHPRRYLVTFITYVACCCLANIPWVPQAIILDVGQGDALLLPQMASHKAWLIDTGGRADWRREGMSGIDPNYADKTIIPALKALGIRNLEGVVITHADIDHIGNLLALVQAIPIRQIIISEHTRGQPIWQEMAHIIPKRTKVIVLSPGQPFVTANQFHRTINAPEIYTNTDKTNDASIVSSIRLGSHQLLNVGDISIDAEQKLLRQEPQLQATLLKTGHHGSKSSTSSALLEQLHPQLALISAGENNRYGHPHQEVIKRLAHHRIPYVSTHKYGAIRLSQWPFQQLKVEVALP; translated from the coding sequence ATGAAACAATTGCGTCATCATATTATTTTTTGTGCCATGGCTGTCTATATTAGTTGTAGACTTGTTCTAACAGGACATTGGATTTGGCTTGTGGCGGCAGGATATTTACTGTTACGGATATATTATTTCAATCGAGCAGTGAAACGGATGATTCTCTTACTAAGTATTGTAAGTACTGGCTTTGCTTGGTATTCTTTACAAATACCGCATTTACCTCAAGAAAGTACCATATGGTCTGTCGTAGTTGACCCCAATAATATTCAAGTCGAGAATAATCAGTTCAGTGGTCGTGGTACATTGTTAGTGGATGGGCATCAACTACCGATTGATTTGATTGGTTGGGACTGGTTAGAAGACCAAATTGATAATCAGGTGATGCTCTGGCAAGTGCAAGGTAGTATTACAAAACCGGCGAGAGCACGTAATTTTGGTGTTTTTGATTATCGAAAGTATTTAGCGAGTCAAGGAGTACATTATCAGTTGACAATCGAAGCAGTTATTACAAAACAATCCGTCCAATCGATAAGCTCTAAGTTCAGTCATTGGCGCTATAATATTATTGCCCATTTCAAGCGATTGAATACGAGTTACTTGTTCAGTCTCTATAATAAACTGTTTTGGAATATACAGTCGCCTCACTATCGACAGTCAAAACAGTATTTTATTGAATTAGGCGTTATACACCTATTTGCTTTATCAGGATTACATGTTACATGGCTGGGGAAACAGCTAAAATATGTATTGCGGCGTTGTGGTATTTGGGTAGAATATGTGGATGGTTTTGTCATTGTGCTACTATTGGTATACGCCTATATTACTGGGTTTCCTATCGGAGTGGTTCGCAGTGTAGGGATGTTACTTTTAGCAAAATTATTACCGATTCAGCGACTGGACCGCTTAAGTTTATTAACAATTGGACTTCTGCTAGTAAAACCATATTTAGCCTTATCGATGAGTTTTCAATTAAGTTTTTTAATTAGTTATTTGTTGATATTGATGCCTAAAAATTTACCGGATTGGGAAACGTCAACGATTTGTTTGCTCTTTTCATTGCCTTTAACCATCGGTCAATCAGCACTATGGTATCCGCTGCAATTTGTATGGAGTTGGTTAATTGGAAAATGGTTAATGGCTATTTTAACACCTTGCGTGATCGGGCTGACATTGTTGACATTTGTTCCGAATGGTTTAGCGGGGGTGTTATGGTTAGAACAATTATTACAACCACTGACCAGTCTTGTGTTATTAAAGCAGCCAGTGATTGTGGTAGGAACGCTATCTGTTTTGTGGCAAGTAATCTTATGGAGTAGTGCGAGTTTCTGGGTGACGCAACACCCAAGGCGGTATCTAGTAACATTTATTACTTATGTCGCCTGTTGTTGTTTAGCAAATATTCCCTGGGTGCCGCAAGCGATTATATTAGATGTCGGACAAGGTGATGCATTGTTATTGCCGCAAATGGCTAGTCATAAAGCGTGGTTAATCGATACAGGTGGACGTGCTGATTGGCGTCGTGAGGGGATGAGTGGTATTGACCCTAATTATGCAGATAAAACGATTATACCTGCATTAAAAGCGCTTGGTATTCGCAATCTTGAAGGAGTGGTTATCACGCATGCTGACATCGACCATATCGGTAATTTACTAGCGTTAGTCCAAGCAATTCCGATTCGACAAATTATTATCTCTGAACATACACGCGGACAACCAATTTGGCAGGAGATGGCGCATATCATACCCAAGCGAACCAAAGTAATTGTTTTATCACCTGGACAACCGTTTGTAACGGCAAACCAATTTCATCGTACGATTAATGCACCAGAAATCTATACGAATACAGATAAAACGAATGATGCCTCTATTGTGAGTTCAATTCGTCTAGGGAGTCACCAGTTATTAAATGTAGGTGATATTTCCATTGACGCAGAGCAAAAATTATTGCGCCAAGAACCGCAATTACAAGCGACACTATTAAAAACTGGGCATCATGGCAGCAAATCGAGTACTTCTTCTGCGTTGTTGGAGCAACTTCATCCACAATTGGCATTGATTTCTGCTGGTGAAAATAATCGATATGGGCATCCTCATCAGGAGGTAATTAAACGATTGGCACACCACCGGATACCTTATGTATCAACACATAAGTATGGTGCTATTCGTTTGTCGCAGT
- a CDS encoding ComEA family DNA-binding protein, giving the protein MIERKYKGVLAVGAAVLLLIGYQNIASSPQTIDWQSQVGETTQSIASETVLENQEVSETASEIYVDIKGAVKKPGVYRLPQGSRVMDVIEQAGGLLPEAADAQINQAQLLTDQMMIYVPSIAESTAEVSAVPQAFASVPNQESGGKININQADSAQLQTLPGIGQKKAEAIIQYRQEFGSFRAVQDLTNVSGIGEKTLQQLLEYITVEP; this is encoded by the coding sequence ATGATTGAACGTAAGTATAAAGGAGTATTAGCGGTTGGCGCTGCAGTATTACTATTAATAGGGTATCAAAATATTGCTTCGTCGCCTCAAACAATTGATTGGCAGTCTCAAGTAGGTGAAACGACGCAATCAATCGCTTCTGAAACGGTGTTGGAAAATCAGGAAGTTAGTGAAACTGCTAGTGAAATTTATGTGGATATTAAAGGTGCAGTTAAAAAACCAGGGGTCTATCGTTTGCCACAAGGAAGTCGTGTGATGGACGTTATTGAACAAGCTGGTGGGCTGTTGCCAGAAGCTGCAGACGCTCAAATTAATCAAGCACAATTATTAACCGATCAAATGATGATTTATGTACCTAGCATCGCAGAATCGACGGCAGAAGTGTCTGCTGTTCCACAAGCATTTGCGAGTGTACCCAATCAGGAATCTGGAGGTAAAATTAATATTAACCAAGCAGACAGTGCGCAATTACAAACATTACCCGGTATCGGTCAAAAGAAAGCAGAGGCAATTATTCAGTACCGACAGGAATTTGGTTCTTTTCGCGCCGTTCAGGATTTAACGAATGTTAGTGGCATCGGAGAAAAAACACTGCAGCAATTGCTGGAATATATTACGGTGGAGCCATGA
- a CDS encoding peptidoglycan-binding protein — MKLSKVLVSSLLVLSAAAVAVPVAQQATGDIAIVQAQEDAYTIYRYYTAAHGDKAFTAVSVLAKGDTIVDTIIDEFQFTAADNGFTGVPNADGDFGAGFAEGQVLFSKLENNEAYSKLMAEKGGSTVAYADNFAAIVEQVKGKTVEEVRELATKVEDLGEDGDVSEVVSGATLADTANYLKAIADATEKGIAYTGVASDSEEVILKQALSAPHGTKSFALISTAVSSDKIVAAAIDEFQISDAGGFEGVPNSDGAFAEGLADGKVLFSKVVNQEAYSKLMAEKGGSTVDYLTNLTAIAEYTYDKTIDEVKAGIEELDGLGEDGKVADVVSGATLADASGYLQAIVDLATK, encoded by the coding sequence ATGAAATTATCAAAAGTATTAGTGTCAAGCTTACTCGTTTTATCAGCAGCCGCTGTGGCTGTACCTGTTGCACAACAAGCAACTGGTGATATCGCTATTGTTCAAGCGCAAGAAGATGCGTATACAATTTACAGATATTATACCGCTGCACATGGAGATAAGGCATTTACTGCTGTATCAGTATTAGCAAAAGGTGATACAATTGTAGATACAATTATTGACGAATTTCAATTCACAGCTGCAGATAATGGCTTCACTGGCGTACCAAATGCCGATGGCGACTTCGGTGCTGGATTTGCTGAAGGACAAGTATTATTCAGTAAGTTAGAAAATAACGAAGCGTACTCTAAATTAATGGCTGAAAAAGGTGGCTCTACTGTTGCTTATGCTGATAACTTTGCAGCCATCGTTGAACAAGTTAAAGGTAAAACCGTTGAAGAAGTTCGTGAATTAGCAACAAAAGTTGAAGACTTGGGTGAAGACGGTGATGTTTCTGAAGTTGTTTCCGGTGCAACATTGGCTGATACTGCTAACTACTTAAAAGCAATTGCTGATGCAACAGAAAAAGGGATTGCTTATACAGGTGTAGCTAGCGATAGCGAAGAAGTAATATTAAAACAAGCATTATCCGCACCACATGGTACAAAATCATTCGCATTGATTTCTACTGCAGTTAGTAGCGATAAAATTGTTGCAGCAGCTATTGATGAGTTCCAAATTAGCGATGCTGGTGGCTTTGAAGGTGTACCAAATTCTGACGGCGCATTTGCCGAAGGTTTGGCAGATGGTAAAGTATTATTCTCTAAAGTTGTTAACCAAGAAGCCTATTCTAAATTAATGGCTGAAAAAGGTGGTTCTACTGTTGATTACCTAACAAACTTAACTGCAATAGCAGAATACACTTATGATAAAACAATTGACGAAGTAAAAGCTGGTATTGAAGAATTAGATGGCTTAGGCGAAGACGGTAAAGTGGCAGATGTTGTCTCAGGTGCAACCTTAGCAGATGCTAGCGGCTACTTACAAGCAATCGTTGATTTAGCAACAAAATAA